From a region of the Neobacillus niacini genome:
- a CDS encoding ABC transporter permease: protein MSQVITKGVLQTETVATEPIVATKKPLAVRIWKERWLYLFMLPGLLYFIIYKYVPMWGMLMAFKNYQPHLGLWASEWVGFRHFQRFFTEPEFGMLLKNTVIIAVLDLLIFFPVTIILALMLNEIRKSVYKRTIQTFVYVPHFLSWVVVVGIFYIIFGTEGGIINAILEKLGIGTIDFLTDPEWFRPMIVLQMVWKDAGWGTVIFLAALAGVDSNLYEAASMDGASRWRQLWHVTLPSIRSVIVILLILRLGNFLDLGFEQIFLMVNALNREVGEVFDTYVYRVGMQQGQFSYSAAVGLFKSAVAFVLVLGANWLAKKFGEEGVY from the coding sequence ATGAGTCAAGTCATAACAAAGGGCGTCCTGCAAACTGAAACGGTGGCAACAGAACCTATTGTCGCCACCAAGAAGCCATTGGCTGTCCGGATTTGGAAGGAAAGATGGTTATATCTGTTCATGCTTCCAGGATTGCTTTATTTCATCATTTACAAGTATGTACCGATGTGGGGAATGTTGATGGCGTTTAAAAACTATCAACCCCATCTAGGGTTATGGGCAAGCGAATGGGTTGGGTTCAGACATTTTCAGCGCTTCTTTACCGAACCTGAATTTGGGATGTTATTGAAAAACACGGTAATTATCGCGGTTCTGGACCTTCTGATTTTCTTTCCCGTCACGATCATTTTGGCGCTTATGCTGAATGAGATTCGAAAATCTGTTTATAAAAGAACGATTCAAACCTTTGTATATGTACCACACTTCTTATCGTGGGTTGTGGTTGTCGGGATCTTCTATATTATTTTTGGGACAGAAGGAGGAATCATCAATGCCATCCTTGAAAAATTAGGAATCGGAACGATTGACTTTTTAACCGATCCGGAATGGTTTAGGCCGATGATTGTCTTGCAAATGGTCTGGAAGGATGCTGGATGGGGAACGGTTATTTTCCTAGCGGCACTAGCCGGCGTTGATTCTAATTTATACGAAGCGGCAAGTATGGATGGTGCCTCTCGGTGGAGACAGCTATGGCATGTTACCCTGCCATCCATCCGCAGCGTGATTGTGATTTTGTTAATCCTGCGTCTTGGTAATTTCCTAGATTTAGGTTTTGAACAAATCTTCCTTATGGTCAATGCACTGAATCGTGAAGTCGGTGAGGTATTTGATACTTACGTTTACCGAGTTGGGATGCAGCAGGGACAATTTAGTTACAGTGCAGCAGTAGGGTTGTTTAAGTCAGCTGTCGCTTTCGTCCTTGTATTAGGGGCAAACTGGCTGGCGAAAAAATTTGGAGAAGAGGGGGTCTATTAG
- a CDS encoding carbohydrate ABC transporter permease: MIESRSLGSKIFDIFNHTFLLLVGLVSLLPFVYIVVTSFSATSDLIPKSFTTEAYQYIFSADTFTKSLLVSIFVTLVGTFVQLALSCLMAYSLSHTQLPGRSFFLMMVLITMLFSGGMIPTYFVVQQTGLLNSLWALIIPNAISAFYLIILKNFFQSIPNELKESAKIDGAHELTVLFRIVLPLSLPALAAFGLFYAVGIWNQYFNAILYISDPALYPVQVILRQLIILSSGAIGDSTSIETIPYHGQAIQMAVIVVATLPIIILYPFLQKHFAKGVLLGSVKG, from the coding sequence ATGATAGAATCAAGAAGTTTGGGCAGTAAGATTTTCGATATCTTTAATCATACGTTTCTCTTACTTGTAGGTTTAGTCTCGCTTTTGCCCTTTGTTTATATTGTCGTTACATCTTTTAGTGCCACATCGGATCTAATTCCTAAAAGCTTTACGACCGAAGCGTATCAATATATTTTTTCAGCGGATACATTCACGAAAAGTTTACTCGTTTCTATATTTGTAACCTTAGTAGGTACATTTGTCCAATTAGCTCTATCCTGTTTGATGGCGTATTCTTTGTCACATACCCAGCTGCCAGGACGCAGTTTCTTCTTAATGATGGTTTTAATTACGATGTTGTTTAGCGGAGGGATGATCCCGACCTACTTCGTCGTCCAGCAGACAGGTTTGCTTAATTCCTTATGGGCGTTAATTATTCCAAATGCCATTAGTGCTTTTTATCTGATTATCTTAAAGAACTTCTTCCAGAGCATTCCGAATGAACTGAAGGAGTCGGCAAAAATTGATGGGGCGCATGAACTGACGGTACTCTTCCGTATTGTCCTTCCGTTATCACTGCCAGCACTTGCTGCGTTTGGCTTGTTTTACGCAGTCGGGATTTGGAATCAATATTTCAATGCAATTCTCTACATCTCTGACCCTGCATTATATCCCGTTCAGGTTATTTTACGGCAGCTGATTATTTTGAGTTCGGGGGCCATTGGAGACTCTACTTCGATTGAAACTATTCCTTATCACGGACAAGCGATACAGATGGCGGTAATCGTCGTTGCGACACTTCCGATTATCATCCTGTATCCATTTTTACAAAAGCATTTTGCCAAAGGTGTGCTGCTAGGTTCGGTAAAAGGGTGA
- a CDS encoding extracellular solute-binding protein yields the protein MSMLKGLKKKKRLGLLSSAILGLTLFTAGCSGDEASSTKSKEGKSDNGPFELSLMFNFDGVEFPKEGNEVEKIIEEMTNTNLKVNPLPGTAFEERLPVMVASGEFPDAVPIPRRHQQYPYVLNAVQGGVFWEIGPYLDQFPNLSKINKQIYENIKYDGKTYGVPRVRPMARRVFIYRQDWLQNLGMEEPKTIEEFHKMLRAFTFDDPDKNGKDDTYGIVMNQGQPFTYYAPFFGAPNKWEVTKDGKFIRDVTTDEFFESIKFQKKLYDEGLMNKDFTVIDRPEWTAAVETGKAGVMIDTSNSTQNIELGAQKSNPNAKFSMFSILENGKGKRIFAEGGHNGFFLFPKASLETEEELKKALGFFDKLASEEGSNLLAWGIEGVHYNVVDGKAEKIPDTNMDDVGAYGAPLATLPPLDNAIEGTLTPLAELELELTKENEKYMVSDPTLSIVSDTYLEMGEQLEVILDDAHVKFIMGEIDEKGWKAAVEEWKSRGGDKIAKEYEEAYKKAKAKK from the coding sequence ATGAGTATGTTGAAGGGGTTAAAGAAGAAAAAAAGATTGGGTTTATTAAGTAGTGCAATATTAGGATTAACACTTTTTACAGCAGGGTGCTCAGGAGATGAAGCAAGTAGTACGAAGAGCAAAGAAGGCAAATCAGACAATGGTCCGTTTGAGCTATCATTAATGTTTAACTTTGATGGCGTTGAATTCCCAAAAGAAGGTAACGAAGTCGAGAAAATTATTGAAGAAATGACGAACACAAACTTAAAGGTTAATCCGTTACCAGGTACTGCTTTTGAAGAAAGACTTCCAGTTATGGTTGCTTCGGGTGAGTTTCCTGATGCGGTTCCGATTCCAAGGAGACATCAGCAATATCCATATGTGTTAAATGCAGTACAAGGCGGGGTTTTCTGGGAGATTGGACCTTATTTAGATCAGTTCCCAAACCTTTCAAAAATTAATAAACAAATCTATGAAAATATAAAATATGATGGAAAAACATATGGTGTGCCAAGGGTTCGTCCAATGGCGCGCAGGGTTTTTATCTATCGACAAGACTGGCTGCAGAATCTTGGCATGGAAGAGCCAAAGACCATCGAAGAGTTCCACAAAATGTTACGTGCCTTCACGTTCGATGATCCTGACAAAAATGGCAAGGACGATACTTACGGGATTGTCATGAACCAAGGTCAGCCATTTACGTACTATGCACCATTCTTTGGCGCCCCTAATAAGTGGGAAGTAACGAAAGACGGCAAATTTATTCGAGATGTTACCACGGATGAATTTTTCGAGTCAATTAAATTCCAAAAAAAGCTCTATGATGAAGGTCTTATGAATAAAGATTTTACGGTTATCGACCGTCCAGAATGGACCGCTGCAGTTGAAACGGGTAAAGCCGGAGTCATGATAGATACCTCCAACTCTACTCAAAATATAGAGTTAGGTGCCCAGAAATCCAATCCGAATGCAAAGTTCAGCATGTTCAGCATTCTTGAGAACGGGAAAGGAAAACGAATTTTTGCGGAAGGCGGACATAACGGGTTCTTCCTCTTCCCTAAAGCAAGCCTCGAAACAGAGGAAGAGTTGAAAAAGGCCCTTGGATTCTTCGATAAACTTGCAAGTGAAGAAGGTTCCAATCTACTAGCGTGGGGTATTGAAGGTGTCCATTATAATGTGGTCGACGGAAAAGCGGAAAAAATTCCAGATACGAACATGGATGATGTAGGTGCTTATGGTGCTCCGTTAGCCACTCTTCCTCCACTTGACAATGCGATCGAAGGCACGTTGACACCATTGGCTGAACTTGAATTGGAGTTAACAAAGGAAAACGAGAAGTATATGGTTTCAGATCCAACACTGTCCATTGTTTCGGATACGTATTTAGAAATGGGTGAGCAGCTAGAGGTGATTCTCGATGATGCACACGTAAAGTTCATCATGGGTGAAATTGATGAAAAAGGCTGGAAAGCGGCAGTAGAAGAATGGAAGAGTCGCGGCGGCGATAAAATTGCAAAGGAATATGAAGAAGCTTACAAAAAGGCCAAAGCGAAAAAGTAA
- a CDS encoding Gfo/Idh/MocA family protein — protein MVEKLKVGIIGTGGIAMGAHIPAYLKCSDTVEIVAVCDVNLAQAKKCADQFSIPYAFESYENMFDEVELDAVSICTPNKFHCDATLKALEAGCHVLCEKPPAMSYEEALRMAVAAQRAGKILTFGFHYRYTPEVEALKRFVDANELGDIYTVKVTAMRRRGIPGWGVFTNKELQGGGPLIDIGVHMLDTALYLMGYPEGETVLASTYQKLGNKPGVGLNGPWDWENFSIEDLAVGMIKFKNGASLLLETAFAANIEEDDVMQVTLLGDQGGAKVFPLKIYQEKHDTLVDLTPVYLQGKKPRDKEIEAFVNGCLGGVHPSSNPEQGAILQQLVQAIYQSAGENKAITLSGVEV, from the coding sequence ATGGTAGAAAAGTTGAAGGTTGGAATCATTGGGACTGGCGGTATTGCCATGGGAGCGCACATACCAGCTTACTTGAAGTGCTCTGATACTGTTGAAATTGTGGCCGTTTGTGATGTTAATCTTGCGCAGGCCAAAAAATGTGCAGATCAGTTTTCGATACCATATGCTTTTGAAAGCTATGAAAACATGTTCGATGAAGTGGAATTGGATGCGGTAAGTATTTGTACTCCCAATAAATTTCATTGTGACGCAACGTTAAAAGCGTTGGAGGCTGGGTGCCATGTCCTGTGCGAGAAGCCTCCAGCGATGAGTTATGAAGAGGCGTTAAGGATGGCTGTTGCTGCACAGAGAGCAGGAAAGATTCTTACGTTTGGATTCCACTATCGTTATACACCAGAAGTGGAGGCGCTAAAACGATTTGTCGATGCCAACGAACTGGGTGATATTTATACCGTTAAAGTGACGGCGATGCGAAGACGCGGAATTCCAGGCTGGGGGGTATTTACCAATAAGGAGCTCCAAGGCGGCGGTCCACTCATTGATATTGGTGTGCATATGTTAGACACGGCCCTTTATTTAATGGGTTATCCTGAAGGGGAAACCGTTTTAGCCAGCACCTATCAGAAACTGGGCAACAAGCCTGGCGTGGGGTTGAACGGTCCTTGGGATTGGGAGAATTTCTCCATCGAAGACCTGGCAGTTGGAATGATCAAATTCAAGAATGGGGCATCGCTTCTGTTGGAAACAGCCTTTGCAGCCAATATTGAAGAAGATGATGTCATGCAGGTGACGTTATTGGGCGATCAAGGTGGCGCGAAGGTATTTCCACTGAAAATTTATCAAGAAAAGCATGATACATTAGTGGACTTGACCCCTGTTTATTTACAGGGGAAAAAGCCGCGGGATAAGGAAATAGAGGCCTTTGTTAATGGCTGCCTTGGCGGAGTTCATCCAAGCAGCAATCCTGAACAAGGGGCCATTTTACAGCAACTTGTACAGGCGATTTATCAATCTGCGGGAGAAAACAAAGCGATTACGTTGAGTGGGGTGGAAGTATAA
- a CDS encoding Gfo/Idh/MocA family protein has translation MNVAMLSRWHVHANDYAREAMANPDIEIKLVWDEEPERGRQWASELGVPFEGNLDAVLSNPDIEGVIIDTPTYMHKQVMLEAAKHKKHIFSEKVLTFTIKECEEIFSAVDENEVHLMLSLKRLSDDYYLYAQKAVKEGLLGRLNLVRCRLAHTMGLPLEGKPYGKLPPYFFDPELCGGGALMDLGAHPIYLTNRFAGEPKGVYARLQATLGHRVDDNSAVLVDYSSGVLGIIEAGFSSNDSFRLELHGTDGQIIIEKGGLKIKSIHVQDGQWTTPAELPAKLPSAMEQWVKQIKDGTEPAITREDMWRLTQINEAALVSHREGRRVELADYGGAV, from the coding sequence ATGAACGTTGCGATGTTGAGTCGATGGCATGTCCATGCGAATGATTACGCCCGTGAGGCCATGGCAAACCCTGATATTGAGATTAAATTGGTTTGGGATGAAGAGCCTGAAAGAGGCAGACAATGGGCAAGCGAATTAGGGGTTCCTTTTGAGGGGAATTTGGATGCTGTGCTTTCCAATCCTGATATTGAGGGTGTCATTATTGATACACCGACTTATATGCACAAACAAGTAATGCTTGAAGCAGCTAAACATAAGAAGCATATTTTTAGTGAAAAGGTATTGACGTTTACCATCAAAGAGTGCGAAGAAATCTTTTCAGCTGTAGACGAAAACGAAGTACATTTGATGTTATCGTTAAAGCGACTGAGTGATGATTATTACTTGTATGCCCAGAAGGCTGTGAAGGAAGGTTTACTTGGAAGGCTAAACCTGGTCCGCTGCCGCCTCGCTCATACGATGGGGCTGCCGCTCGAGGGGAAACCATATGGCAAACTTCCGCCCTACTTTTTTGACCCTGAATTATGCGGCGGCGGAGCGTTGATGGATTTGGGTGCACATCCCATTTATTTAACTAACCGTTTTGCTGGTGAACCGAAAGGCGTGTATGCAAGGTTACAGGCAACGCTAGGGCATAGAGTGGATGATAATTCTGCTGTTTTAGTCGATTATTCATCTGGCGTTTTGGGCATTATCGAAGCAGGTTTTAGTTCTAATGACTCCTTTAGACTGGAACTGCACGGGACTGATGGGCAAATCATCATTGAAAAAGGTGGTCTGAAAATCAAGAGCATTCATGTACAGGATGGTCAATGGACCACTCCGGCAGAACTGCCAGCGAAATTGCCTAGTGCCATGGAGCAGTGGGTGAAGCAAATCAAAGATGGAACAGAGCCGGCCATTACGCGGGAAGATATGTGGCGATTGACACAAATCAACGAAGCGGCACTCGTATCACATCGAGAGGGCAGAAGAGTTGAACTAGCGGATTATGGAGGTGCTGTTTGA
- a CDS encoding HAD family hydrolase, which translates to MEKKELIIFLDCGDTIIDEGTEIRDQHDVVVKADVIPGADTMVKTLFEKGYRLVLVADGLAQSFKNMLTDHGLYDYFEAMIYSENIKELKPSPRMFKAAIGAIDLSEKDFDRVVMVGNNLRRDIKGANLLGIKNVFMDWAPRYTKTPADEKEQPTYTIHEPMELIELAEKLNEELSLRKSTI; encoded by the coding sequence ATGGAAAAAAAGGAATTAATCATCTTCTTGGATTGTGGAGATACGATTATCGATGAAGGAACAGAAATCAGGGATCAACATGATGTAGTGGTGAAAGCAGATGTGATTCCGGGGGCTGATACGATGGTGAAAACCCTATTTGAAAAAGGTTATCGACTCGTATTAGTCGCAGATGGGCTAGCACAATCTTTTAAAAATATGTTAACCGACCATGGTTTATATGATTACTTTGAGGCGATGATTTACTCCGAAAATATCAAGGAATTAAAACCAAGTCCCCGGATGTTTAAAGCGGCGATTGGCGCGATTGATCTCTCGGAAAAAGACTTTGACCGGGTGGTTATGGTTGGAAATAATCTAAGAAGAGATATCAAAGGAGCAAACTTACTGGGGATTAAGAATGTGTTTATGGATTGGGCGCCAAGATATACGAAGACGCCTGCAGATGAAAAGGAACAGCCTACGTATACCATCCATGAACCCATGGAGTTAATAGAGTTGGCGGAAAAGCTTAATGAGGAATTATCTTTGAGAAAATCTACGATTTAG